In Arachis stenosperma cultivar V10309 chromosome 1, arast.V10309.gnm1.PFL2, whole genome shotgun sequence, one DNA window encodes the following:
- the LOC130977757 gene encoding LOW QUALITY PROTEIN: uncharacterized protein LOC130977757 (The sequence of the model RefSeq protein was modified relative to this genomic sequence to represent the inferred CDS: deleted 1 base in 1 codon) produces the protein MVGIGVPICVQCGNIANGNPCRCKVVGPTVEFLAFAAAAVVEWPVGALIYCFRHMKGRKIMAHPATVVYPSVTNAIPI, from the exons ATGGTTGGAATAGGGGTTCCAATATGTGTACAATGTGGTAACATT GCAAATGGCAACCCTTGCCGGTGCAAGGTGGTGGGCCCAACGGTGGAGTTCCTGGCGTTTGCTGCGGCGGCGGTAGTGGAGTGGCCGGTGGGTGCTCTGATCTATTGTTTCCGCCACATGAAGGGCCGCAAAATCATGGCTCATCCTGCCACCGTGGTCTACCCTTCAGTCACTAATGCTATTCCAATTTAA